Proteins found in one Ovis aries strain OAR_USU_Benz2616 breed Rambouillet chromosome 19, ARS-UI_Ramb_v3.0, whole genome shotgun sequence genomic segment:
- the ZDHHC3 gene encoding palmitoyltransferase ZDHHC3 isoform X1 has product MCVCVCVCVCVCVSVSVSVSVCVSVCVSVCVCLCVCVCLCVCVSLCLCVSLCVCVSVSLCLCVSVSVCLCLSLCLCVCVSLCVSLCLCVSLCVCVSVSLCLCVSLCLCVSVSVCLCLCVSLCLCVCLCVCVSLCLCVCQCVSVSVSVCMCLCVSLCVCLCVCVCLCVCVSLCLCVCVCLCVSVCLSVCVCVCVCLCVCVCVSVCVCLCVCVSVSVCLCLSVCVCVCVCLCVCVCLCVCVSLCLCLCVCVSVCVCLCVCVSLCLCFCVCLSVCLCVCVCLCVCVCVSVSVCVSVCVCLCVCVSVSVCLCLCVSLCLCVCVSLCVSLCLCVSLCVCVSVSVCVSVSVCVCQCVSVSVCVSVSVCVSLCVCVSVSVCLSVCVCVCQCVYVSVCVSVCVSLCLCVSLCVCVSVSLCLCVSLCLCVSVSVCLCLCVSLCLCVCLCVCVSLCLCVCQCVSVSVSVCMCLCVSVCVCVSLCVCVSVFVSLCVCLCVCVSLCVCVSVSLFLCVSVSVSLCLCVSLCLCVCLCVCVCLCVCVSLCLCVCQCVSVSVCVSVSVCVCVSVCVCACACICVYVCMHEHSVISDSLRPHGLQPARLLCP; this is encoded by the coding sequence atgtgtgtgtgtgtgtgtgtctgtgtctgtgtctgtgtctctgtgtctgtgtctgtcagtgtgtgtgtgtctgtgtgtgtctctgtgtgtgtgtgtctctgtgtctgtgtgtgtctctgtgtgtgtgtgtctctgtgtctgtgtgtgtctctgtgtgtgtgtgtctctgtgtctctgtgtctgtgtgtgtctgtcagtgtgtgtctgtgtctgtctctgtgtctgtgtgtgtgtgtgtctctgtgtgtgtctctgtgtctgtgtgtgtctctgtgtgtgtgtgtctctgtgtctctgtgtctgtgtgtgtctctgtgtctgtgtgtgtctgtcagtgtgtgtctgtgtctgtgtgtgtctctgtgtctgtgtgtgtgtctctgtgtgtgtgtgtctctgtgtctgtgtgtctgtcagtgtgtgtctgtgtctgtcagtgtgtgtatgtgtctgtgtgtgtctctgtgtgtgtgtctctgtgtctgtgtgtgtctctgtgtgtgtgtgtctctgtgtctctgtgtctgtgtgtgtctctgtgtctctgtgtgtctgtcagtgtgtgtctgtgtctgtgtgtgtctctgtgtctgtgtgtgtgtctctgtgtgtgtgtgtctctgtgtctgtgtgtctgtcagtgtgtgtctgtgtctgtcagtgtgtgtatgtgtctgtgtgtgtctctgtgtgtgtgtgtgtctctgtgtgtgtgtgtctctgtgtttgtgtctctgtgtgtgtgtctctgtgtgtgtgtgtctctgtgtgtgtgtgtctctgtgtctctgtttctgtgtgtgtctgtcagtgtgtctctgtgtctgtgtgtgtctctgtgtctgtgtgtgtgtctctgtgtctgtgtgtgtctctgtgtgtgtgtgtctctgtgtctgtgtgtctgtcagtgtgtgtctgtgtctgtgtgtgtctctgtgtctgtgtgtgtgtgtgtctctgtgtgtgtctctgtgtctgtgtgtgtctctgtgtgtgtgtgtctctgtgtctgtgtgtgtctctgtgtctgtgtgtgtctgtcagtgtgtgtctgtgtctgtgtgtgtctctgtgtctgtgtgtgtgtctctgtgtgtgtgtgtctctgtgtctgtgtgtctgtcagtgtgtgtctgtgtctgtcagtgtgtgtatgtgtctgtgtgtgtctctgtgtgtgtgtctctgtgtctgtgtgtgtctctgtgtgtgtgtgtctctgtgtctctgtgtctgtgtgtgtctctgtgtctgtgtgtgtctgtcagtgtgtgtctgtgtctgtgtgtgtctctgtgtctgtgtgtgtgtctctgtgtgtgtgtgtctctgtgtctgtgtgtctgtcagtgtgtgtctgtgtctgtcagtgtgtgtatgtgtctgtgtgtgtctgtgtgtgtgtgtgtgtctctgtgtgtgtgtgtctctgtgtttgtgtctctgtgtgtgtgtctctgtgtgtgtgtgtctctgtgtgtgtgtgtctctgtgtctctgtttctgtgtgtgtctgtcagtgtgtctctgtgtctgtgtgtgtctctgtgtctgtgtgtgtgtctctgtgtctgtgtgtgtctctgtgtgtgtgtgtctctgtgtctgtgtgtctgtcagtgtgtgtctgtgtctgtgtgtgtctctgtgtctgtgtgtgtctgtgtctctgtgtgtgtgtgcgcgtgtgcatgtatatgtgtgtatgtctgcatGCATGaacactcagtcatatctgactctttgcgaccccatggactgcagcccgccaggctcctctgtccgtga